In Sphingobacterium sp. SRCM116780, the genomic stretch CAGCACTTAATCCTTTTACAACCAGTCCAGCTCCTTTACTTCCTGCAACAGCCTCTACTATTGCGTATTGAATTTGTCCTATACTTTCACCTACTTCTCCCGTTTCACCTCGCTTAACATCTTCCCAAGCATTAGAAGCTACGTTATTTACACCTTCTACCAAAGCATCTTTGGTCTTTCTAAAATCTGTCCCGAAAGCCTGATCAATCGCCTGAAGGTTAGAATCGCCCATCACTGGTCCCAAAGGTCCTGAGTAAGCGACTCCAATAACGGCCATTTTTCCAAGGCCAACCCATGTTTCACCCTGCCATATATCATGTGTAAAAAAATTAAAAGTGCCTTCCATTCCTTTTTTGAAACCACGTCCAGCACCCTCAGTGAATTTTTTGTCATCATCACAAAACAGGTCTACAATAGCTCCATAAGGAAATGTTAATGCTTGCCCCAATATATTTGAGGAAATTTCTTCAGAGACAAAATCACTTTCATTGTTGTTTTCATTGGCCAGATCAGCCTCATATTTATCAAAAAAAATCTTGATTTTACCCTGTCCTACAGCACAAATGGCCTCAGAATCCTCTAAAAGAGGTTTTTGATTATTGGCAAATACACTGCCTGATTTTGTTTTTGTCCATTCTACACAGGCAAAGGTACACGGAGCACCTAATTTTTTACAGGCTCCAAAAGGAAGAATATTTATGGTAAACTTATTATCAGCATCTGTAGCTAGCATTGGGCCGTATAGGTTTACTTTTCGTGGTGTAGCAATGAGCTGGGATGGCGTGGCTCCCATGTCGCATACAAGGAATACGCCTTCTGGTACATATTTTTTATTTTCATCGCTCATCGTGAATGTGTTTATATTCTATTATATCTTTTTTGAAATGCACACCCTTAACTTCAAAGTACTGATCTATTTTCCCAGTTTTGTATTCTAATTCATGAGACAGCTCATACTTCTCTTTTGACTGAAATGTAATATCCTCCATTTCAACTCCTTCACCGTAAAGCATTCTAAATGCAGAAAGAAATTCTTTTTTGTTTTCAATACTTTCAATATCAAGATTTCCATAAATATTGGCAGTTATTAGATTACTACTGTTTTTCTGAATGACCAGTTCTTCTTTTATCGGGATCTTTATTCCAAAGTAAAATCCGTGTAAGATTCTCTTTCTCAAAAATTTTTTTGAATCAATTGGGAATTGTAGTAAATGCTTGATTCGTGGAAAAAATAATTGTGCGATCCCGATATAAAAAATACTATTTCTCAGTTTTGCTTCATTGGCAATGTTTTTTTCATAGTTATCGAGCAACTCGTCAAGATTGGGTATAGACTTAAATTTTTCAGCAAGTACTTTTTTTTCTGATAACCATTTCTGAGATATTTCAGGAAGATTTAATATGCTTTCAACCTCATACCCTTCATTTATCGCAAGTTCCAGGCTTGAAGTAATATCATTGAAATACTGTGCAAATTGAAAAATCAAACCAGTACATGACTGATTTAAGTCTTTAACCTTATATTTTACACTTTTAGCCGTACCTATCAAGTTCTCCTGGTATGAAACTGTAGCCGAAAAAGTGTTTTCTATGAAAGTAATCCCATTTCTGGTCTGTGTTGTACCAAAAACATCATATACAGACCCTTGGCTTTCACTATTCTTTATAGTTTCTTTAGCCTCTTTTAAAATGTGAGCAAATAAGGTCATAATTCGTTGATATTTACTGTCCCCCCTGTTGTATTGGTTGTTGCTCCTCCTCCAAGATTCGTCTCAGTAGCTCCTTTAATACTTGCTTTTGCTGCAGCACTTTCAATAGTAACATCACTGGTCAGACTTTTTACAATGATTTCTCCATTTTTTGCCGTTGATTCTACTTTTCCTTGATCTGCAATGGTAATAACTCCTTCTTTACTTATCTTGATCTGATTTTTTCCTACTAAAAAAGTGATACTGGTCTTCGCGTCAATTATTACATTCCCATTGCTATCTGCTTTAATTATTGATTGTGCAGGTTGATTTTTATTTGCTCCTACATTGATAACTGTGGTTGCTCCTGCATTTACCGTATGATTGGTATTTGCATTTGTGGTAGCGTTTCCTGATCCATCAAAATGCATATTTGCCCCACCCTTATCTTTTAGATTCATGGAGCCAGCCCCATTGTCATATTTTAATTCAGCTCCGCTTCGGCCGCTGAAACTCATGACATTATTAGCCTCTCCACCGCCAGCACCAACTTTCCCATGATACATTCCCCCCATTACAAAAGGGCGGTCAGGATGAAGGTGGACAAAGTTGACAATGACCTGATCTCCTACTTCAGGTACAGACATGAACCCACGATTTTTGCTGACTTTTTCACTGCTTCCTGCATCTGGGGACATTACACGGATAAATTCTGTTGAATCTTTTCCACGTTGCCAGTCCAACTGTACCTGTACACGGCCTTGATTGAGCGGATCAGTATTTGAGATTACTTTACCAAACTGAGGTTCTGCAAGCGGAACGGAAAATTCGGGTCTTGGAATAAACCCAGTATCTGATGCGATAGCCTCAAAAGAACCATCATAATACCCTCTTGCATCTACTTCATGAACTACTTCTATAAGCATCAATTTGGTAAAATAAGAAGTTTGATTGCTGTCTGTTTTACGCATTTCAACATCAGCAATACAGCCGGGATAAAGAAACGGAACGGTCGTATTTCCTGAAGTGATAAATACTTCTGCAGCTTTACTTCCAGCAGTCCCTTTCTGAGAGGCGTCAATATCCATAAAGGACACTGCTTTTATCGGTGCCACCCGTAAAGAAGGTGTCTGGAAAGTTTTTTCTGAAATTTCATAGGCACGTTTGGCAATATCGGAAGTGTGGTTGATCTTTGTACTGCCACCTATAAACTTCTCATTTTTGCTGCTATTGTACCCATAGAATGATGGGTTCACGTGCTGGGCTTTCATTTTGATCTTAACATCTGTCAGGTTGCTTCCATAAGTTAGCTTGACAGGTTTTTCCTGTGGCGGGAGCTGTCCAAAATGCAGTACTTCGCCGTCATAAAAGAACTGCTCTCCATAGGCTTCCGCAATTCTGGCGAGATAATTATAATGCGTTTCTTCGTATTGAGAACTATAAGGCACGTTTCCATAACGTGAATCAACCCGGTAATCAAATTTCCCCTGTCCTAATCCCTCCCTGATCACATCAGTAGCAATACTATTTAGGCTGATAGGCTGTGCGCCACCAAAACTTTGGATGTGCGGTGCAGCATCTAATAATACTGTTGGGCTGTTACCTGATAATACAAGATTTCCAAGATTACCCTTTTCCTGGCTGAAGCCTACTTCTGTGATCACTCCAACGAAATTTCTCTCTGGCCCATTTTCGACATCTTTGTATTTAAAAACAATAGTAATTCTTTTACCAAGAAAACTCTGCGCTATTTCCAGATTATGATTTTCTGCACTGCCCAACGTATCATGAGCGAGTATCAGATCAAATTCATGATGCTTGGTAGCACTTTGCGTCAATTTAAAATGCTTGAAATATTTAATTGGTTTTCCTTCGACATGAATGTCGAGCATCACAATCCTATTGATCCCTGAAATTGCATTTTGTACAATTCCCTCTGCATTAAATATCTTTGATGTGGGTTGTTTTTCCCATACTTTTTCTTCACTGATTGAAGGAGTATTGGGTACCAAAGGCTGGTTTAGAAATTGCTGCCCGGTATCCACAACATTCTTCACTTGTGAGATGGTCTTTGTAGCATCTTTTATAATTGAATTTTCTTGGACATTTTTTACAACATCGAGCTTATCCAAATCTACTCCCGGTTTGGGAAGATCCTTCTGTTCTTGAAACATGACATAATTTTTTTCGGTTGTGTTGTTTTAAATTGGATTTTCCACCTGCTAGGGTGAGACCATTCTGCTCAGGAGATACAATCAATAATTTGCAGCGGTCTCGCGGGCAAGATTACAACATGACTGTTCTGAGATGGGTGCGAACTGGAAATTCACGGGAGTGAAATTCTTCTTGAAGTACTAAACAATACTATTCTCTTAGTCTGGTTTTCATTTTTTTCATAGTTTTTTTTGTGATTTTGTTTTTGCAATATATAACCTTATAAATTCACAGCAAAATGATTTAGTCATTATTTAAGAAATTGTAGTATTTCTACTAATCAGCTTGTTACATTCAATTATGGAGATCGTATTAAAAATAAAATACTTTTCCTCCTTCACCAAAGACAACTACCTTATGTATAATCCGAACGGTTATCCTCTTGTCGTTTCTTGATAAAATCGACAGGTCTGATACCATTAATTTCGCGGAATAAATTTGAAAAATTGCTCCGGGATGCGATGCCACATTCCTCAGCCAATGTCTCGATTTTATAATTCAAATATTTCTTGTCCGTATACAATTTCTCCGTGATAAAACCTATCCGCAACTCGCTCAAGTATCGATTAAAGTTCATCCCTCTGTAGTCATTGATAACTTGCGAAAGATAATTTCTGTTGGTGTCGAATGTTGATGCTAATCGGTTTATGGTTAGCCCACTTTGTAAAAATCCCCGAGCTATTTCAAATTCCTCGAGCTTCATTATGATGTCAGTCACAATTTTTCCTTCGATCTCTACTTTATCGGACTGTTTTATCACCACCACCTTATTACCGCGTGAATTCTCTTTATTGAGAATTTTCTGTTCCAATTGATTATAATTTTGACGTATTTTTTTCTCGATCCGATACCTCACAAGCAGAACGATCAACAAAGCTATGGCCAGCATGATCAATAGGGCTATAAAATAACCATGACGTGACGAGTTCCTTTCTAGTTTACTCTTATCTTCCTGTAAAGAACGGGTATCATATTCTTTATGAATGCGGGAAGAAAGAACTATGAAGTCTTTTGCAATTAAACTGTCAGCTAGTAACAGCCGCTTGGTATAATACAGCTCTTTATCTGTGTTTCGTTGCTTTTTATAATAGTCGATCAATAACACATAATTGTTCCGAACTTCGGGCAGAATAAAATCATATTTTTCATTTATGGAATCGACCTTCTGGAAATAGGTGATCGCGTGATTAATTTCACCAAGTTTCTTATAAGACTTTCCTATATATGAATAACAAACTGTTGTCCATGCAAAATCATCAACATCAGCAATTTCTTTCAGCGAGCTCTCCAGGGTTTTTATTGACCTGTCATACTCTTCCCTAAAATATTCACTGATCCCTCGTTCTTTAAGAAAATAACCATGTTCCTGATTATATTCCCTATTTACTAATGTTGCTGAAAGTCCGATGTAAACAATAGAGTCTGCAGTTTTTAATTGGCCTAGATTTCGATAACAGACAGCCATCTGATGAAGGCTATTGAAATACCCCCTCCTATTACTATATATTAAGTTTGAGTGTAGGTCTTTTTTGATTTCAGATTCAAAAAATGATCTTGTATTTTTGAACTCAGCAAGTGCCTCATCATAGTAACCAATATAACTTTTAACGACACCGATCAAATATCGGAGCCTGTTCTTATGATATTGGTCTTTGCTGTCTTTACAGTATTCGTATGCTTTGAGGTATTCTGTCAAGGCCAGCTTATATTTTTTTAGGTTAAAATAATAGACCACCCCCTTGTTCATAAATGCATTACTGATCATTTCATGATCTTTGGTCAGCAGCGCTGCACATACTACACTGTCAGCATACTTTAATTTATCAGCAGGATCGGGTGAAAACACAAGACCGTCTTTATAACCCAGCACTAGCTTCTGGTAGTTTTTTTCCTTTTTGGCCTTCTGAATATATTTCGCGACAAGTGGAAGCACAGTAGAATCATTTTCAGGTCGATTTTCATACTTCTTTTGAAGTTTATAATAATCACTGTATTCTTCCTTCTGTGCGAAAACCAACTCGCAAAGAAATAGAAAAAAAAGAGTAAAATAGAGGTTTAGAAAATTTTCCATGATTTTGTGCCATGATAAATTTATAAAAATTCAAACAAATGTGGGTTATCTATATCTCAATCATACCACGCAAAAACTGTCATTACATAATATACTATATATCAATCAGATAACAATGTTCTAAATGGTCAATTAGCACATGTTCATTGCCGGATTAGTGCATACAACAATTTTCTGCCTCAGAAAAGACTGATACTTTGGCTATAGAATTCTATTAACCACCCGGCCGGGATAATCTTAATTAACAATGAAAAAAACGATTATCTCCGTGATATTAACACTCACAGCAATTTGTTCACTGGAGTCTTGCAGAGAAAGTGAATCAGGTCAGATGGATGAGCTTAACATAGACATCCAAAAAGTAGAAAAACAAAACAAAAGTATGTTTATCAAATCCGGAATTGACAGTACAAGTGCATCTGGATTTTCAGATTATTCGAATGATGATGATCCGCCACCAAAGGATCGAGGACAATGGAAAGCCACGTATCCAAGACATTAATTGGTGCTAATTGATCCATTCGCACCATAGAAATTTGTAGCACAGTATTAAACCGTTATAAATTTGATCACATACATATACGATACTTATGAATCAATTATTTATATGTGTTACAGGGACTGTAAAATACTGATCACAAAAACCTAA encodes the following:
- a CDS encoding PAAR-like protein — its product is MSDENKKYVPEGVFLVCDMGATPSQLIATPRKVNLYGPMLATDADNKFTINILPFGACKKLGAPCTFACVEWTKTKSGSVFANNQKPLLEDSEAICAVGQGKIKIFFDKYEADLANENNNESDFVSEEISSNILGQALTFPYGAIVDLFCDDDKKFTEGAGRGFKKGMEGTFNFFTHDIWQGETWVGLGKMAVIGVAYSGPLGPVMGDSNLQAIDQAFGTDFRKTKDALVEGVNNVASNAWEDVKRGETGEVGESIGQIQYAIVEAVAGSKGAGLVVKGLSAGAKALIGAERLVALSAKISKFANALKQGILAIVKVGSKTKTIILPLKGGMIELKNILEELFTYTKRSADEADALRKAFNNTEKKKFFQELLKDENRLKAKGLTDTDIQRMKDGLNPKGYDVHHKYPLDDSGTNALDNLVLIKNDPYHKALTVYQNTVTKGMEAGAVKEFPWYTMPGNIYP
- a CDS encoding type VI secretion system Vgr family protein; translated protein: MFQEQKDLPKPGVDLDKLDVVKNVQENSIIKDATKTISQVKNVVDTGQQFLNQPLVPNTPSISEEKVWEKQPTSKIFNAEGIVQNAISGINRIVMLDIHVEGKPIKYFKHFKLTQSATKHHEFDLILAHDTLGSAENHNLEIAQSFLGKRITIVFKYKDVENGPERNFVGVITEVGFSQEKGNLGNLVLSGNSPTVLLDAAPHIQSFGGAQPISLNSIATDVIREGLGQGKFDYRVDSRYGNVPYSSQYEETHYNYLARIAEAYGEQFFYDGEVLHFGQLPPQEKPVKLTYGSNLTDVKIKMKAQHVNPSFYGYNSSKNEKFIGGSTKINHTSDIAKRAYEISEKTFQTPSLRVAPIKAVSFMDIDASQKGTAGSKAAEVFITSGNTTVPFLYPGCIADVEMRKTDSNQTSYFTKLMLIEVVHEVDARGYYDGSFEAIASDTGFIPRPEFSVPLAEPQFGKVISNTDPLNQGRVQVQLDWQRGKDSTEFIRVMSPDAGSSEKVSKNRGFMSVPEVGDQVIVNFVHLHPDRPFVMGGMYHGKVGAGGGEANNVMSFSGRSGAELKYDNGAGSMNLKDKGGANMHFDGSGNATTNANTNHTVNAGATTVINVGANKNQPAQSIIKADSNGNVIIDAKTSITFLVGKNQIKISKEGVITIADQGKVESTAKNGEIIVKSLTSDVTIESAAAKASIKGATETNLGGGATTNTTGGTVNINEL
- a CDS encoding helix-turn-helix domain-containing protein encodes the protein MENFLNLYFTLFFLFLCELVFAQKEEYSDYYKLQKKYENRPENDSTVLPLVAKYIQKAKKEKNYQKLVLGYKDGLVFSPDPADKLKYADSVVCAALLTKDHEMISNAFMNKGVVYYFNLKKYKLALTEYLKAYEYCKDSKDQYHKNRLRYLIGVVKSYIGYYDEALAEFKNTRSFFESEIKKDLHSNLIYSNRRGYFNSLHQMAVCYRNLGQLKTADSIVYIGLSATLVNREYNQEHGYFLKERGISEYFREEYDRSIKTLESSLKEIADVDDFAWTTVCYSYIGKSYKKLGEINHAITYFQKVDSINEKYDFILPEVRNNYVLLIDYYKKQRNTDKELYYTKRLLLADSLIAKDFIVLSSRIHKEYDTRSLQEDKSKLERNSSRHGYFIALLIMLAIALLIVLLVRYRIEKKIRQNYNQLEQKILNKENSRGNKVVVIKQSDKVEIEGKIVTDIIMKLEEFEIARGFLQSGLTINRLASTFDTNRNYLSQVINDYRGMNFNRYLSELRIGFITEKLYTDKKYLNYKIETLAEECGIASRSNFSNLFREINGIRPVDFIKKRQEDNRSDYT